A single region of the Plasmodium reichenowi strain SY57 chromosome 9, whole genome shotgun sequence genome encodes:
- a CDS encoding SNARE protein, putative, which yields MNLLAIFLTKYVEDVIFLCNATDLNSYSFIKKKAFKEAAFFVARTIPSRIEYNTKEIITHENNTVFAFKYADNICPIVIATDDYPERVAFYMINEIYRDFISTIPKEEWSSVKQDNKISFNLYTYLTKYKDPLNCDAITQTNIKINENIEKVRVTMDALIRNRENLDVLVDKSKDLSSTTKQLFKQSKKLKKKQCCSIM from the exons ATGAATTTATTAGCAATTTTTTTGACAAAATATGTAGAAGATGTTATTTTCCTTTGTAATGCCACAGATTTAAATTC ttattcttttataaaaaaaaaggcCTTTAAAGAAGCCGCCTTTTTTGTGGCTAGAACTATTCCATCACGG atagaatataataccaaagaaataataactcatgaaaataatacaGTTTTCGCTTTTAAATATGCAGACAATATTTGTCCTATTGTAATAGCTACAGACGATTATCCGGAAAg GGTTGctttttatatgataaatgAGATTTATAGAGATTTCATAAGTACCATTCCCAAGGAAGAATGGTCGAGTGTAAAACAAGACAATAAAATATCGTTTAATttgtatacatatttaacaaaatataag GACCCTTTAAATTGCGACGCTATAACCcaaacaaatataaaaattaatgaaaatatt gaAAAAGTTAGAGTAACAATGGATGCTCTTATAAGGAATAGAGAGAATTTGGACGTCCTTGTTGATAAGAGCAAGGATCTTTCAT cAACGACAAAACAGTTATTCAAACAAAGTAAAAAACTGAAGAAGAAGCAATGTTGCAGCATTATgtga
- a CDS encoding actin-like protein, putative has protein sequence MSEEENNKKNYSPITQSLYLKLKNPISLHVNVENSPTSSEKKRRLNYHRTSFSSFSNTTCSDILKLNKYLNIENNILLLALNNYSFKFGLINKLDYKIQSLRLPHIEIIEPWKELGYLFPPYKNYNIIEECIYYSFTNVYKFDLKNKDIFIPFSSKNSMNDFSSIGDILFESFEVKSISFKEPAFVSSLIILEELKNEKEKFLFYNEDMKEKENHYHNINMKDNNEKNEKDEKNIPNMNDNSKSEYTKKNLKYNTKKKNNEYSNECLIHLKELNLFNFTAVIVNIGSTKTSCTPIINGIPLLDLTEFYYIGGYDIDNQIYEEMKKHEKEQKEISIDIAKVAKEKRIFTPKNKEECQYLSILYNKNPKNYFITPFELNVNKIFESAVNSTEIFFSPYALDTYVKTENYKNLHTYDFNFNFLFVQNTLPTVIYNTIQNCPIDYRKELLRNIYLTGGSSIIRGFRQRLENELYRLINNMNFYNKACVQVHLFKRKLLQKYAIYSGSHYFLEIFNYDYYSVTRQDYQEEGERILEKFSLQGKLLY, from the coding sequence ATGAGTGAGGAagagaataataaaaaaaactaCAGTCCAATTACACAAAGTTTATACTTGAAGTTAAAGAACCCTATAAGCTTACATGTGAATGTTGAAAATTCGCCGACGTCAAGCGAAAAAAAGAGAAGACTAAATTATCATAGAACAAGTTTCAGTAGTTTTTCAAATACTACATGTAgtgatatattaaaattaaataaatatttaaatatagaaaataacATATTGTTATTAGCCTTAAATAACTACTCGTTTAAATTTGgattaataaataaattagattataaaatacaaaGTTTAAGGTTACCCCATATTGAAATAATCGAACCATGGAAAGAACTAGGTTATTTATTTCCCccatataaaaattataatattatagaaGAATGCATCTATTACTCTTTTacaaatgtatataaatttgatttaaaaaataaagatatatttataccTTTTTCTAGTAAAAATAGTATGAATGATTTCTCAAGTATTGGagatattttatttgaatcTTTTGAGGTTAAAAgtatttcttttaaagAACCCGCTTTTGTTTCTTCCCTCATTATTTTAGAGGAACtcaaaaatgaaaaagagaaattcttattttataatgaagacatgaaagaaaaggaaaatcATTATCATAACATTAATATGAAGGATAATAAcgaaaaaaatgaaaaggaTGAAAAGAATATACCAAACATGAACGATAATTCAAAAAGTGAATataccaaaaaaaatttaaaatataatacaaaaaaaaaaaataatgaatacTCAAATGAATGTCTAATACATTTAAAAGAGTTAAATCTGTTCAATTTTACTGCTGTTATTGTCAATATAGGAAGTACAAAAACGAGTTGTACCCCTATAATAAATGGTATACCATTACTTGACCTTACTGAATTTTACTATATAGGAGGATATGATATAGATAATCaaatatatgaagaaatgaaaaaacaTGAAAAAGAGCAAAAAGAAATATCTATAGATATTGCAAAAGTTGCAAAAGAAAAACGTATCTTCACACCAAAGAATAAAGAAGAATGTCAATATTTATCTATactttataataaaaatcctaagaattattttattactCCTTTCGAATTaaatgttaataaaatatttgagTCGGCTGTTAATTCTACTGAAATATTCTTTTCCCCATATGCTCTAGATACTTATGTTAAGACAgagaattataaaaatttacataCGTACGATTTcaattttaatttcttaTTTGTACAAAATACATTACCTACggttatatataacacTATTCAAAATTGTCCAATTGATTATAGAAAGGAATTACtaagaaatatttatcttACAGGAGGTTCTAGTATTATAAGAGGTTTTAGACAAAGATTGGAGAATGAACTCTATCgattaattaataatatgaatttttataataaagcTTGTGTTCAAGTTCATCTTTTCAAAAGGaaattattacaaaaatatgCTATATATTCAGGATCTCATTATTTTCTAGAAATTTTCaattatgattattatagTGTTACAAGGCAAGATTATCAAGAGGAAGGTGAAAGAATCTTAGAAAAATTTAGTTTACAGGggaaattattatattaa
- a CDS encoding cytosolic Fe-S cluster assembly factor NBP35, putative, translating into MNVFTKRSFFSFFVGSLVGLSFSYVLTKKKSINEFIKYAIKYVTHKKGEKNKNKKKKNNNNNNNNSIPDECPGLDSEHAGKSKACEGCPNRKICNDPELKKEKEKERNQIFNEVQENLKNVKFKILILSGKGGVGKSTVAAQLAFALSYLNYEVGLLDIDICGPSIPVLTKTIDHDVNYSMNGWVPIYKNNLSIMSVGYLLPNFDDPVIWRGPKKNGLIKQFLCDVYWKNLDFLIIDTPPGTSDEHLTICSYLKDNLDGCLIVTTPHILSICDVKKEIEFCKKTNIPILGIVENMYQPIFVSNYTVQKMCSDMNVHYAGKVTFHQNLIEACQQGVGCCDIDPYSSSSKELYHLCSILIQQIQKRYMLLQIGNNNDTNNLVQENNHQNKDNTGNSDNQKLITYQEEAYENNVNKNYDTLSRYNELNYDHANLSKLQMLDKLLSEINPFLDEKKE; encoded by the coding sequence ATGAATGTATTCACAAAAAGAAGcttcttttccttttttgtTGGATCCCTTGTAGGACTAAGTTTTAGTTATGTTCTAACTAAAAAGAAAAGTATCAAcgaatttataaaatatgcaataaaatatgtaacGCATAAAAAAggggaaaaaaataaaaataaaaaaaaaaaaaataataataataataataataacagTATACCTGACGAATGCCCAGGTTTGGATAGCGAACATGCTGGAAAATCTAAAGCGTGTGAAGGATGTCCAAATAGGAAAATATGTAATGATCcagaattaaaaaaagaaaaagaaaaagaaagaaatcaaatatttaatgaggtacaagaaaatttaaaaaatgtcAAGTTCAAAATTTTGATATTATCAGGTAAAGGAGGAGTAGGAAAATCAACAGTAGCTGCACAATTAGCTTTTGCGttatcatatttaaattatgaaGTTGGTTTATTAGATATAGATATTTGTGGTCCATCAATTCCGGTTTTAACTAAAACAATAGATCATGATGTAAATTATAGTATGAATGGATGGGTACcaatttataaaaataatttatctaTAATGTCTGTAGGTTATTTATTACCAAATTTTGATGATCCTGTTATATGGAGAGGTCCTAAAAAGAATGGCTTAATCAAACAATTTTTATGTGATGTATACTGGAAAAATTTAgattttcttattattgATACTCCACCAGGAACTAGTGATGAGCATTTAACTATTTGTTcttatttaaaagataatttAGATGGTTGCTTAATAGTAACTACTCCTCATATATTATCCATATGTGATgttaaaaaagaaatcGAATTCTgtaaaaaaacaaatattcCAATATTAGGTATTGTTGAAAATATGTATCAACCAATTTTTGTATCAAATTATACAGTACAAAAAATGTGCTCTGATATGAATGTGCATTATGCCGGAAAGGTTACATTTCATCAAAATCTAATTGAAGCTTGTCAACAAGGTGTTGGGTGTTGTGATATAGATCCATATAGTTCTTCATCGAAAGAATTATATCATCTTTGTAGTATTCTTATACAGCAAATTCAAAAGAGATACATGTTACTGCAAATAGGTAATAACAATGACACTAATAATTTAGTACAAGAAAATAATCATCAAAACAAAGATAACACTGGAAACAGTGATAACCAAAAACTGATAACATATCAGGAAGAAgcatatgaaaataatgtcaataaaaattatgatacATTAAGCAGATACAATGAACTAAATTATGACCATGCCAATTTATCAAAACTTCAAATGCTAGATAAATTGTTAAGTGAAATAAATCCGTTTCTTGATgagaaaaaagaataa
- a CDS encoding DNA primase large subunit, putative — MIIRKKSLSGMPHEKGKLNEKKLQNITIKNYEITNDESKKAFFDYYSCIYPFNMPISLYKYPPIFGYCSLSDFQEIGAKRLALLQFLDTCTISGDDEKDQYTNLRKLDKNYSLNNTTDNKNKIIRQKIYEYKFGIQSMKDYNKEEMENIIMTDLLSHYILRIAFSKDKEKQQWFLKQELKLFTFRLNELKNINVLNSQNISESERGLVHLLKRENIHYESITKPSISYGNKNEEWEKYTEFIPNKDTIQKLFKVPFYPDAYFLVRDHKVVIEKGIAYVPDIYLDIILTVQFKLNIKESFKYLDHNEKMLLKIQNDPRISTFLSSLPKAYVAKDFRQNYEHTQDTRLSPQNLYSVYKQSFPPCMRRIFVNYIKDKHLKHWGRQQLWLFLKGAGMTLDENIQTNRSIWLQPDKFDKEHRYNIRYMYGKEGKKTDFSPYNCSKIINNFPVPSSNDIHGCPFKNFDESHLKSLLYFFGLSDEQIKSIMPLKRNNEYQMACVKFFMETHPGSVGDGVGNHPNSYYVESRKYYKSKTSGSEKIIN; from the exons atgataataagaaaaaagtCCTTAAGTGGAATGCCACATGAGAAGGGGAAATTGAATGAGAAGAAGCTTCAGAATATTACAATAAAGAATTATGAAATAACTAATGATGAAAGTAAGAAAGCCttttttgattattataGTTGTATATATCCATTTAATATGCCTATTAGTTTATATAAGTATCCTCCCATATTTGGTTATTGTAGTTTAAGTGATTTTCAAGAGATTGGAGCAAAAAGGTTAGCTTTGTTACAATTTTTAGATACTTGTACCATTTCAGGAGATGATGAGAAAGATCAATATACTAATTTAAGAAAACTTGATAAGAattattctttaaataatacaacagataataagaataaaataataagacagaaaatttatgaatataaatttgGTATACAATCCATGAAagattataataaagaagaaatggaaaatattattatgacAGATTTATTATctcattatattttaagaaTAGCTTTTTCaaaagataaagaaaaacaacaatggtttttaaaacaagaattaaaattatttaccTTTAGATTAAATgaattgaaaaatattaatgttTTAAATTCCCAAAATATAAGTGAAAGTGAAAGAGGTTTAgttcatttattaaaacGAGAAAATATTCATTACGAATCTATAACAAAACCATCCATATCATAtggtaataaaaatgagGAATGGGAGAAATATACAGAATTTATTCCTAATAAAGATACtatacaaaaattatttaaagtACCTTTTTATCCTGATGCTTATTTCTTAGTCAGAGATCATAAAGTAGTTATTGAAAAAGGTATAGCATATGTACcagatatatatttagataTCATATTGACAGTacaatttaaattaaatattaaggaatcttttaaatatttagatcataatgaaaaaatgcTTTTAAAGATTCAAAACGATCCAAGAATTTCTACCTTCTTATCATCTTTACCTAAAGCATATGTAGCCAAAGATTTCAGACAAAATTATGAACACACACAAGATACTAGATTGTCTCCTCAAAACCTTTATAGCGTATATAAACAATCCTTTCCACCATGTATGCGACGTATCTTTGTTAACTATATCAAAGATAAACATTTAAAACATTGGGGAAGACAACAGTTATGGTTATTTCTTAAAGGTGCAGGTATGACACTGGACGAAAATATACAAACGAATAGATCTATATGGTTGCAGCCTGATAAATTTGATAAAGAACatagatataatataagaTATATGTATGGTAAAGAAGGTAAAAAAACAGATTTTAGTCCATATAACTGTTctaaaattataaataactTTCCTGTACCATCTTCAAATGATATACACGGTTGtccttttaaaaattttgatGAGTCTCATCTTAAAAgtcttctttatttttttggaCTAAGTGATGAACAAATTAAATCTATTATGCCTCTCAAAAGAAATAATGAATACCAAATGGCGTGTGTAAAATTCTTTATGGAAACACACCCAGGATCTGTTGGTGATGGGGTTGGAAACCATCCTAATTCATATTACGTGGAAAGTAGAAA GTATTATAAATCCAAAACGTCAGGATCcgaaaaaataataaattga
- a CDS encoding phosphatidylinositol N- acetylglucosaminyltransferase, putative: MNRTHKNENKKRKWKKILYEDQDYADNYVHNSFLSSLLTNFGIKYKYSHVCHSMLCINHQIIIVLFLLISYYCIDKNVITQNFIYAVNIVIIILKEILIYQNHNSLNNSLKNVLDSIIIIGIIWILSPVLISLTQTHSDNTVYLVSIMLLLIHLMFHKYGFIYEKNENIDIFDATSLSCVVIASVILGSRLASIEQVFSFLFVSSILFFYSPFIFQTIALKNINYYNYVLFPFLFVILSLCIRSISITLFYVNLIGQFFLLFIVPAFFVKKHNLKTKLEGPWDICGVPSSKK; this comes from the exons atgaacagaactcataaaaatgaaaat aaaaaaagaaaatggaaaaaaattttatacGAAGATCAAGACTATGCCGACAATTATGTTCATAACAGTTTTTTGAGTTCTCTCCTAACAAATt ttggaataaaatataagtatTCTCATGTTTGTCATAGCATGTTATGTATCAACCAtcaaattattattgtcctctttcttttaatttcatattattGTATAGATAAAAACGTGATTACGCAAAA tTTCATATATGCAGTTAACATCGTCATAATCATATTGAAAGAGATATTAATTTACCAAAATCATAACTCCTTAAACa aCTCTTTGAAGAATGTTTTAGACtccattattattataggAATAATATGG ATATTATCGCCAGTTCTTATAAGTTTAACACAAACTCATAGTGATAACACAGTTTATTTAGTGTCCATAA TGCTGTTATTAATACATCTCATGTTCCATAAATATGGATTTATATATGA AAAGaatgaaaatatagatatattcGATGCTACTTCTTTAAGTTGTGTTGTAATTGCGAGTGTTATATTAGGTTCACGCCTTGCTTCAATAGAACAG GTTTTTTCATTTCTATTCGTATCTTCCat tctttttttttattcccCCTTTATATTTCAAACAATAGCA ttaaaaaatataaattattacaattatgttttatttcCATTTTTGTTTGTGATTTTATCTTTATGTATAAGAAGTATTTCTATTACCTTATTTTACGTAAATTTGATCGG GCAATTCTTTTTGCTTTTTATCGTGCCTGCGTTTTTTGTCAAGAAACATAATTTGAAAAC AAAACTCGAAGGTCCTTGGGATATATGTGGAGTGCCTTCATcaaagaaataa
- a CDS encoding hypothetical protein (conserved Plasmodium protein, unknown function), translating to NSENSNKKKKKKNCTNQQAKKDKSNNNIINNNNININNNSNSNSNSNSNNNNNNNNFYYYYYNKNSNNWKNKNKNNKRNRKGKNNIKKKIYIEKNNLTLPKTNRYCNYKYEEYYDISDEKMEATNYDETYCYDEELKNDSKTTIYDGVSKKNIYNCDVNHIFDNFCNYFNCVDKKESMNDDTANSEITLHSNNIKTQDIIIDNNQKSFLYEKNRQQNINIYTQTSNKKSRWLCSTADDSHNEYLTEYEKKIDSYDNINNNVNKDYSNIHKNVSIGNNNNITLNYDTNDFSSYTTQPIQLFNDQENNTYDMGTNIVRKGKSLYEETRKISNALFEMYSTNVNKDNMNNMNNNMNNNMNNNMNNNMNNNMNGNNNNNNNNNNNNANGEKLCNKNQLEAPTPSLFTTYINQSHNYQSIVDKNIVLVQIKNFSQKIDEYISDEKIFRAQKLIDHVKKYIEFYINYYKKYNDKEVVEKLEIYHEMHCMHKNIKYNINNLKVNIIMHFLNFFHLNDMYTILNDYTYYFSVDMVNSITSESITNSNENTNSINHTDINNIKTKNSIHTYAPSELGGLFNSSIKCYSIDESLNSSKMYLTPTLGNNNNININVSNNEAENIENVHKSDNLNNNNNNNNKEDDDGVNIDSGINNNSKYNTDDSDIKYEDISSVIVDKIYHQQYSNCNMLNGNKTLINQKSINPDNSANRKNSNRHMVKIIQKYSKRFKKFRKSKQNSEGWIKENDKYLDLSHRVDKDNNISVHIRAKLPYEVNRILSILNETELSVNWAPFLTSAKKIKNLSRASAIITQLYEYPIIGKKESLMYCLGANSLEELGCIILCCKAPPEFNKDILFYENMCEKININKFGEIIKVKEIPIKFRKTYKEVTFFDYTLPEPVPKLDRQRAANLCFLLYPMNNGKSTVLELFLHFENEFKYTPIKMVTFFIKKIVKNMYENIIKSCRNYDLLYSEFLMNNAEFYIWLDDQIKRYMKGKNDSKLLDSISLESYDEPEHNEELDSKT from the exons AATTCCGAAAATtctaataaaaaaaaaaaaaaaaaaaattgcACCAATCAGCAAGCcaaaaaagataaaagtaataataatattattaataacaataatattaatattaataacaatagtaacagtaatagtaatagtaatagtaataataataataataataataatttttattattattattataataaaaatagtaataattggaaaaataagaataaaaataacaaaaggaatagaaaaggaaaaaataatattaaaaaaaaaatttacataGAGAAAAATAATCTGACTCTTCCAAAAACAAATAGATATtgtaattataaatatgaagaatatTACGATATATCTGATGAAAAAATGGAAGCAACAAACTATGATGAAACATATTGTTATGATGAAGAACTAAAAAATGATAGTAAAACAACCATATATGATGGTgtttcaaaaaaaaatatatacaattgTGATGTGAATCATATATTCGataatttttgtaattattttaattgtgtagataaaaaagaaagtaTGAACGATGACACAGCTAATTCAGAAATAACATTACattctaataatataaaaacacAAGACATTATAATAGATAATAATCAAAAAtcctttttatatgaaaaaaatagacaacaaaatattaacatatatacacaAACTTCTAATAAAAAATCTAGATGGTTATGTTCTACTGCAGATGATAGTcataatgaatatttaacagaatatgaaaaaaaaattgataGTTATGacaatattaataacaaTGTTAATAAGGATTATTctaatattcataaaaatgtatctataggaaataataacaatataacattaaattatgatacaaatgatttttcttcatatacAACACAACCCATTCAATTATTCAATGATcaagaaaataatacatatgaCATGGGAACAAATATTGTAAGGAAAGGAAAAAGTTTGTATGAAGaaacaagaaaaataaGTAATGCCCTTTTTGAAATGTACTCTACAAATGTAAATAAggataatatgaataatatgaataataatatgaataataatatgaataataatatgaataataatatgaataataatatgaatggtaataataataataataataataataataataataatgcaAATGGGGaaaaattatgtaataaaaacCAATTAGAAGCTCCTACCCCATCCCTATTtacaacatatataaatcaatCTCATAATTATCAATCTATtgttgataaaaatatcgTATTAGTTCAAATTAAGAATTTCTCTCAAAAAAttgatgaatatatttccgatgaaaaaatattcagAGCACAGAAATTAATTGATCatgttaaaaaatatatagaattttatataaactattataaaaaatataatgataaagaaGTTGTGGAGAAGTTAGAAATATATCATGAAATGCATTGTATGcataaaaatatcaaatataatattaataatttaaaagttaatattattatgcattttttaaatttttttcatttaaatgATATGTATACTATATTGAATGATTATACATATTACTTCTCAGTAGATATGGTGAATAGCATAACATCAGAAAGCATTACTAATTCAAACGAAAATACAAATTCTATAAATCATACggatattaataatataaaaactaAAAATTCTATACATACTTATGCTCCTTCCGAGTTAGGTGGACTATTTAATTCTTCTATTAAATGTTATAGTATTGACGAAAGTCTGAATTCTTcaaaaatgtatttaaCACCAACATTaggtaataataataatattaatattaatgtatCAAATAATGAAGCAGAAAATATCGAAAATGTACATAAAAGTGATAAtctaaataataataataataataataataaggagGATGATGATGGTGTCAATATAGATAGCggtataaataataacagCAAATATAATACAGACGATTCAGatattaaatatgaagATATATCCAGTGTGATAGTAGATAAAATTTATCATCAACAATATAGTAATTGTAATATGCTTAATGGAAATAAAActttaataaatcaaaaaagtataaatCCAGATAATTCAGcaaatagaaaaaatagTAATCGTCATATGGttaaaattatacaaaaatattctaagagatttaaaaaattcagAAAAAGTAAGCAAAATAGTGAAGGATGgattaaagaaaatgataaatatcTTGATTTATCACATAGAGTagataaagataataatatttctgTACATATACGAGCAAAACTACCATATGAAGTTAATCGAATCTTAtctatattaaatgaaacAGAGTTAAGTGTTAACTGGGCTCCATTCTTAACATCagcaaaaaaaattaaaaactTGTCAAGAGCAAGTGCTATAATAACTCAGTTGTATGAATATCCAATTATAGGAAAAAAAGAATCACTCATGTATTGTTTAG GAGCGAATTCTTTGGAAGAACTCGGATGTATAATTTTGTGCTGCAAAGCCCCACCAGAATTTAATAAGgacattttattttatgaaaacATGTGcgaaaaaattaatataaacaaatttggggaaataataaaagtcAAAGAAATACCAATAAAATTTAGAAAGACATACAAAGAAGTAACATTTTTCGATTATACATTACCTGAACCAGTACCAAAATTAGACAGACAAAGAGCAGCTAATTTATGTTTCCTCTTATATCCAATGAATAATGGAAAATCAACAGTTcttgaattatttttacattttgaaaatgaatttaaatatacacCTATTAAAATGGTTACCTTCTTCATAAAGAAAATTGTAAAAAACATgtatgaaaatattataaaatcCTGTAGAAATTATGATCTTTTATATTCAGAATTCTTAATGAATAATGCCGAATTCTACATTTGGCTAGATGATcaaattaaaagatatatgAAAGGAAAAAATGATTCTAAACTTTTGGACTCAATAAGTCTCGAAAGTTATGATGAACCAGAACATAATGAGGAACTGGATAGTAAGACTTAG
- a CDS encoding hypothetical protein (conserved Plasmodium protein, unknown function) produces the protein MADQIYHKLINENIKMLCNDILPNEKKDEKKKEYFNNMNINCSSKCEELCNNINDRLQKIKDIVHLRSTKANGILIETLNYIKEYIKEIEKYIEIFNKLIYEENRAYLFIEEIFNTLENQNQNIQKIYNICSKNIVITKNNNELILKNPKACSSLSYEFVNNLMNSGQQKNNNNKKKKKKEQIVQQHNIENQGENYLN, from the coding sequence atgGCGGATCAAATATATCATAAGCTgattaatgaaaatataaaaatgttatgTAATGATATACTACCGAATGAAAAGAAGgatgagaaaaaaaaagaatattttaataatatgaatattaatTGTTCTTCCAAGTGTGAAGaattatgtaataatataaatgacAGATTgcaaaaaataaaagacATTGTACATCTTAGATCAACAAAAGCAAATGGTATTCTTATTGAAACcttaaattatattaaagaatatattaaggaaattgaaaaatatatcgaaatttttaataaattaatttacGAAGAAAATAGGGCTTATCTCTTTATTGaagaaatttttaatacactagaaaatcaaaatcaaaatattcaaaaaatttataatatatgtagtaaaaatattgtaatcacaaaaaataacaatgaacttattttaaaaaatccAAAAGCATGTTCTTCTCTTTCTTATGAATTTGTTAATAATTTGATGAATTCAGGACAAcagaaaaataataataataagaagaagaagaagaaagaGCAAATAGTACAGCAACATAACATAGAAAATCAAGGAgaaaattatttgaattaa